A section of the Methanococcus vannielii SB genome encodes:
- a CDS encoding translation initiation factor IF-6: MIIKTYFSGVSTIGVLSLATEDYGLFPLSVEKNTLEKMKEVLNIPVTQLNISNSSLIGSLCVGNSNGLLVPNIVTSKEIALIKDFLKENSLDVNLEKLKAKNTAFGNLILTNNKGCIISEELQNFRKVIEDVLGVESGVGNYASLPTVGSNGVATDKGCLVHPLTDELELEWITDVLKVDYVGRGTANRGVTSVGSCILANTKGAVIGGDTSGPELLKIEEALDLID; this comes from the coding sequence ATGATAATCAAAACATACTTTTCTGGAGTATCTACTATAGGAGTACTTTCACTTGCAACTGAAGACTATGGACTTTTTCCTCTTTCAGTTGAAAAAAACACTTTGGAAAAAATGAAGGAAGTACTCAATATTCCAGTAACCCAGTTAAACATATCTAACAGTTCATTAATCGGTTCTTTATGTGTTGGAAACTCCAACGGACTATTAGTACCTAACATTGTAACGAGTAAGGAAATTGCATTAATTAAAGACTTTTTAAAAGAAAATAGTCTTGATGTTAATTTAGAAAAACTTAAAGCTAAAAACACGGCATTTGGTAATTTAATATTAACAAATAATAAAGGATGCATAATTTCAGAAGAGTTACAGAACTTTAGAAAAGTCATTGAAGATGTACTTGGAGTAGAATCTGGAGTCGGAAACTATGCTAGTCTTCCAACGGTTGGTTCTAACGGAGTTGCTACTGATAAAGGATGCCTCGTTCACCCGTTAACTGATGAATTAGAATTAGAGTGGATAACAGACGTTTTAAAAGTGGACTATGTTGGAAGAGGTACTGCAAACCGGGGCGTAACTTCAGTTGGCTCATGTATTCTTGCAAACACTAAGGGTGCAGTTATCGGTGGCGACACTTCAGGCCCTGAACTCTTAAAAATTGAAGAAGCTCTCGATTTAATCGATTAA
- a CDS encoding 50S ribosomal protein L31e, which translates to MEEERIYTIPLRDVTNKSPTTKRAPRAIRAIRAFLMKHMKSDVVKLDNSINEKVWERSLNKIPAKVRVKAVKEGDVVKATLIE; encoded by the coding sequence ATGGAAGAAGAAAGAATATATACAATCCCATTGAGAGATGTAACAAACAAATCACCTACAACAAAGAGAGCGCCAAGGGCTATTAGGGCTATTAGAGCGTTTTTAATGAAACATATGAAATCAGATGTTGTTAAATTAGACAACTCAATAAACGAAAAAGTTTGGGAAAGAAGCTTAAATAAAATCCCTGCAAAAGTCAGAGTTAAAGCTGTCAAAGAAGGAGATGTTGTTAAAGCTACATTGATAGAATAA
- the argB gene encoding acetylglutamate kinase yields MDEYKKAEILIEALPYICKFHDQKFVIKYGGHAMVNEQAKNWIAKDMVLLKYVGINPIIVHGGGPEINRAMEKMGKVPEFIHGLRVTDEETLEIVKMVLIGKINGDIVSKLEQYGGKSVGLSGKSGQLIKARKKIQYLIRDNEKIEVDLGMVGEVERVDTKLVDILVEKKYIPVISPIGVDEQNKDLNLNADIAAGDIAGAMNAEKLIMVTDVDGIMDDINDPKTLHRKLTISQIEKMIEKGIITGGMIPKIEACINALNKGVQSVHIVNGKIPHAVLLEIFTEEGIGTMILKD; encoded by the coding sequence ATGGACGAATATAAAAAAGCTGAAATCTTAATTGAAGCGTTGCCTTATATTTGCAAATTCCACGACCAGAAGTTTGTAATTAAGTATGGCGGCCACGCAATGGTTAATGAACAGGCAAAAAATTGGATCGCAAAAGACATGGTTCTTTTAAAATATGTTGGGATTAATCCGATAATTGTTCACGGCGGAGGCCCAGAAATAAACCGTGCAATGGAAAAAATGGGGAAAGTTCCGGAATTTATCCATGGATTAAGGGTAACTGATGAAGAAACACTTGAAATAGTAAAAATGGTTCTTATCGGTAAAATAAATGGGGATATTGTATCTAAACTTGAACAATACGGTGGAAAATCTGTTGGACTCTCTGGAAAATCGGGTCAACTTATAAAGGCAAGAAAAAAGATTCAGTATTTAATAAGGGATAATGAAAAAATAGAGGTAGACCTTGGAATGGTGGGGGAAGTTGAACGGGTAGATACTAAATTAGTTGATATTCTTGTTGAAAAAAAATATATTCCAGTAATTTCTCCAATAGGTGTTGACGAACAAAATAAAGACCTTAATTTAAATGCGGATATTGCGGCAGGAGATATTGCAGGAGCAATGAATGCAGAAAAATTGATAATGGTTACAGACGTTGACGGCATAATGGATGACATAAACGACCCTAAAACACTTCACCGGAAACTTACGATTTCACAAATAGAAAAAATGATAGAAAAAGGGATAATTACTGGAGGTATGATTCCAAAAATCGAGGCTTGCATAAACGCTTTAAATAAAGGGGTTCAAAGTGTCCATATAGTAAATGGAAAAATACCTCATGCAGTTCTTTTAGAAATATTTACTGAAGAAGGCATTGGAACAATGATTTTAAAGGATTAA
- a CDS encoding P-II family nitrogen regulator, translated as MKKIEAIIRIERLDIVKGILSENGFLSLTISDVKGRGVQGGIIERYRGTEYVVDLLPKVKIETIVDDKDVEEIITIISENASTGKLGDGKIFILPVDDAIRIRTGERGKNAI; from the coding sequence GTGAAAAAAATTGAAGCAATAATAAGAATCGAAAGACTTGACATAGTAAAAGGAATTTTATCTGAAAATGGGTTTTTAAGCCTTACAATATCTGATGTTAAAGGTAGGGGCGTTCAAGGTGGAATAATCGAACGTTATCGTGGAACAGAGTATGTTGTAGACCTTTTACCCAAGGTAAAAATCGAGACAATAGTTGATGATAAGGACGTAGAAGAAATTATTACAATAATTTCTGAAAATGCGAGTACTGGAAAATTAGGGGATGGAAAAATCTTTATACTGCCTGTAGATGACGCAATACGTATAAGGACTGGAGAACGCGGTAAAAATGCTATATAA
- a CDS encoding ammonium transporter has protein sequence MGTAELFVEPTNIITGLSTLANSGDVMFLVLMGTLVFAMQLGFALLEGGQVRKKNVNNVMMKNMTDWIIGAISWLFIGSVLAVSLIPGDFVSWWGQIVTTNFANNGIDLATWFFGLVFAATAATIVSGGVAERIKFKSYIIMSIIITAFIYPIYVYLGPWGSGILPFNDYAGSFIVHGLGGFLALGVIAALGPRVGKFINNKPVSIPGHNIPMSVFGAFVLAIGWYGFNVGSSFGISEISGLVCATTTLAMAGGGIGALLASKDDVLFTANGLVAGLVAICSGTDVVSPIGALIIGLLAGIQVPIVYKLIEKVGLDDVCGVVPVHGTAGILGGILTGVFGMSVLGGTGDVSLVNQLIAAAVTIFYGTTLGFLLGKVAGIFTNGIRVTEEEEKVGLDISEHKLPAYHDE, from the coding sequence ATGGGAACTGCTGAGTTATTTGTCGAACCTACAAACATTATAACGGGCCTTAGTACTCTTGCAAATTCTGGAGACGTAATGTTTCTTGTATTAATGGGAACACTCGTATTTGCAATGCAACTTGGATTTGCACTTTTAGAAGGGGGACAAGTTAGAAAAAAGAACGTGAACAACGTAATGATGAAAAACATGACTGACTGGATTATCGGGGCAATTTCATGGTTATTTATCGGGTCAGTACTTGCAGTATCACTTATTCCTGGAGACTTTGTAAGTTGGTGGGGTCAAATCGTAACAACTAACTTTGCAAACAACGGGATAGATTTGGCAACATGGTTTTTTGGACTGGTATTTGCAGCAACTGCGGCTACAATCGTTTCAGGTGGTGTTGCAGAAAGAATTAAATTTAAATCGTACATAATAATGTCAATAATAATAACGGCATTCATATACCCCATTTACGTGTACCTGGGCCCTTGGGGATCAGGAATACTTCCATTTAACGACTATGCAGGAAGTTTTATAGTTCACGGCTTAGGGGGATTTTTGGCACTAGGAGTAATTGCAGCACTTGGCCCAAGAGTTGGAAAATTTATAAATAATAAACCAGTTTCAATTCCTGGCCATAATATTCCAATGTCAGTATTTGGTGCATTTGTTCTTGCAATCGGCTGGTATGGATTTAACGTTGGGAGTTCTTTTGGAATTTCAGAAATTTCAGGGCTAGTCTGTGCAACAACAACGCTTGCAATGGCAGGCGGGGGAATAGGTGCACTTTTAGCTTCAAAAGACGATGTGCTTTTCACAGCAAACGGTCTTGTTGCAGGATTAGTTGCAATCTGTTCTGGAACTGATGTAGTAAGCCCTATTGGAGCACTTATAATTGGACTTCTTGCAGGCATTCAAGTTCCGATCGTGTACAAACTAATTGAAAAAGTAGGGCTTGACGACGTTTGTGGCGTAGTTCCAGTTCATGGAACTGCAGGAATTCTTGGAGGAATTCTTACAGGGGTATTTGGAATGAGCGTTCTTGGAGGAACTGGGGATGTAAGTTTAGTAAACCAGTTAATTGCAGCAGCAGTTACAATATTTTATGGTACCACCTTAGGATTTTTACTTGGTAAAGTTGCAGGAATATTCACTAACGGCATAAGAGTAACTGAAGAAGAAGAAAAAGTAGGGCTTGACATTTCAGAACACAAACTTCCAGCTTACCATGATGAATAA
- a CDS encoding P-II family nitrogen regulator, whose product MKKIEAIFRPERLLAVKNALQEGGFVSLTLTEVKGRGIQGGIVERYRGNEYTVDLIPKVKIEMVVLDEKVEEAIDIILENAKTGKPGDGKIFIIPIDDAVRIRTGIKGNEAIN is encoded by the coding sequence GTGAAAAAAATCGAAGCCATATTTAGGCCCGAAAGACTACTTGCAGTTAAAAATGCCCTACAAGAAGGGGGATTCGTAAGTTTAACATTAACTGAAGTTAAGGGAAGGGGCATTCAAGGTGGAATCGTTGAAAGATACCGTGGAAATGAATATACTGTAGATTTAATACCGAAAGTTAAAATAGAAATGGTTGTTTTAGATGAAAAAGTCGAAGAAGCAATAGATATAATACTTGAAAATGCCAAAACTGGAAAACCCGGGGATGGAAAAATTTTTATAATTCCTATAGATGATGCAGTGCGTATACGAACAGGGATAAAAGGAAATGAAGCAATTAATTAA
- a CDS encoding MGMT family protein — translation MEYTSPTFNDKCYELLKNVPKGSVTTYKIIARALNTNAYRAVGNAMKRNQNLLNVPCHRVVNSNGSVGEYILGTEKKIEILKSEGIEITNGKIVDFNNRLFKF, via the coding sequence ATGGAATATACTTCGCCTACATTTAATGATAAATGTTATGAACTTTTAAAAAATGTTCCAAAAGGAAGCGTTACAACATATAAAATAATTGCGAGAGCATTAAATACAAATGCATACCGCGCTGTTGGAAATGCAATGAAACGAAATCAAAATCTTTTGAACGTACCATGTCATAGGGTAGTAAATTCTAATGGTTCTGTTGGAGAGTATATTCTTGGAACTGAAAAAAAGATTGAAATTTTGAAAAGTGAGGGCATAGAAATAACTAATGGGAAAATAGTCGATTTTAATAACCGTCTGTTTAAATTTTAA